GATGGCCTGGAACATCGATGCCATCTCCACCTTCGATCCCGCCCAGATCGGCGAGGTCGTGACCAACGAGCTGGTGCAGAACACCTGCAACCTGCTGGCGAGTTTCGATCCCAAGGACGAGAAGAACGTCATCCCCGGCCTGGCCGAAAGCTGGAAGGTCGCCGAGGACGGGCAGCAGATCACGTTCCGACTTCGTGATAATCTCGTCTTCCCGTCAGGCAACAAGGGAACGGCGCAGGATCTCGCCTGGTCCCTGCACCGCGTGGTGAAGCTCGGCTTCGGCAATGCCTCGACGCTGACCGAATACGGCTTCACCAAGGAGAATGTGGAGCAGATGATCACCGCGCCGGATGACCGGACGCTGGTGATGAAGCTGGACAAGCCTTACCCGATCGGGCTGATCCTGCAGGCCGTCGCCGCCAACCGCGTGGCAGCGATGCTGGACCGCAAGACCATCATGGCCAATGAGGTCAATGGCGATCTCGGCAACAAGTATCTGGCCACCCGCACCGAATGCGTCGGCCCCTACCGCCTGCGGCAGTGGAACGCCGGCGAGACGGTGGTGCTGGAAGCCAATGAAAAATACTGGGGCCCGGCACCGAAGCTGCGCCGCATCATCATCCGCCACGTCGCCGAGGCCGGCACCCAGCGCCTGCTGCTGGAGAAGGGCGATGTCGATGTGGCGCGCGACCTGACGCCGGAGGACATGGCGGCGGTCGAGAAGATCAAGGGTCTGACGCTCTCCCGCACGCTGAAGCCGCAGCTGGTCTACTGGGGCTTCAACAACGCCAACCCGATCTTCGCCAATGAGAAGGTGCGCCTGGCGATGCGCTACCTGATCGACTACGACGCCCTCGGCAAGACGATCATGGCCTATAACGGCGTGCCGCGCGCCAGCTTCGCGCAGCTCGGCGCCTTCGGCGCGCTGGACGAAAAGGAAGGCCAGCCCTTCAAGCTCGATATCGAACGCGCGAAGCAGCTGCTGACCGAGGCCGGCTACGCGGATGGCTTCGAGACGACGATGATCTTCGGCACGCTGCCGTATGCCGCGCCCATCGCGCAGCATATCCAGGCCAATGCCGCCAAGGTCGGCGTGCGGATCAAGCTGGAGCAGATGGCCCAGGCGCAGCTCTTCGCGCGCCATCGCGGGCGGGAATTCCAGACGGCGATGATGGCCTGGCAGACCAGCGTGCCGGATGCGCATGGCAATGCCTCGCGCCTGATCTACAACCCCGACAACCGCATCGAAGCCAAGCTGACCCAGCTTCCTTCCTGGCGCCATGCCTTCCAGTCCGAGGCCGCCAACAAGCTGGCGGAGGCGGCCCTGCTGGAGCAGGACGAGGCCAAGCGGATCGCGATGTATCACCAGCTGCAGAAGGACATGATGCAGGCCGGTCCTTCCGCGATCATGTTCCAGAGCGTGATGCTGGCCG
This genomic window from Roseomonas marmotae contains:
- a CDS encoding ABC transporter substrate-binding protein, producing MAEPRPRRSPARARHLLVASTLLAALALPGAARAATPANALVMAWNIDAISTFDPAQIGEVVTNELVQNTCNLLASFDPKDEKNVIPGLAESWKVAEDGQQITFRLRDNLVFPSGNKGTAQDLAWSLHRVVKLGFGNASTLTEYGFTKENVEQMITAPDDRTLVMKLDKPYPIGLILQAVAANRVAAMLDRKTIMANEVNGDLGNKYLATRTECVGPYRLRQWNAGETVVLEANEKYWGPAPKLRRIIIRHVAEAGTQRLLLEKGDVDVARDLTPEDMAAVEKIKGLTLSRTLKPQLVYWGFNNANPIFANEKVRLAMRYLIDYDALGKTIMAYNGVPRASFAQLGAFGALDEKEGQPFKLDIERAKQLLTEAGYADGFETTMIFGTLPYAAPIAQHIQANAAKVGVRIKLEQMAQAQLFARHRGREFQTAMMAWQTSVPDAHGNASRLIYNPDNRIEAKLTQLPSWRHAFQSEAANKLAEAALLEQDEAKRIAMYHQLQKDMMQAGPSAIMFQSVMLAGLRGNVRNWTWHGFQAYYDLVSKE